A single region of the Gemmatimonadota bacterium genome encodes:
- a CDS encoding c-type cytochrome has protein sequence MRTSPLRALATIAALLAVAPFTAAPVAAQDLAHGQEVYERWCASCHGIEGTGDGSAAARMLPRPRDFTRGIYQVRTTATGDIPSDADILHVINVGMPGTTMPGWEGQLPASDREALVAHVKSFYPPFETLPVPTPLEFGGASGSSADRIAEGRIFYDSIECFQCHGQAGRGDGSSAPPLEDDWGSPIRAADLTQNWRFNGGGTVENIYRRLRTGLDGTPMAQFSDLIDAGFMTEEQLWSLAHYVRSLSPERTPAPREVIRIQRVDPGLIPNDLADPRWDELEPAYVPLVGQIVARPRWFDPSVNTVWVQGMHDGYELVLKLTWNDRSLSPDPVWTTDWQARVLAAMEPREDGDLAPGPRPDRLTVQWGNEIPEGMDLPYFLMGDARTPVFLWQWRSDEARVERGVANGINAIRSSGPGGVTAEAQWADGQWQLLLRRSFEPTDVENELRFEVGRAIPFALFAWDGDNGEAGARGAISSWYYIYPEEEVPASTYVTPLLAFLVTGGLGLFVVGRAQRREREGLKRMGS, from the coding sequence ATGCGCACCTCCCCGCTCAGGGCTCTTGCGACCATCGCCGCCCTGCTCGCCGTTGCTCCGTTCACCGCCGCGCCGGTTGCGGCGCAGGACCTGGCGCACGGCCAGGAAGTCTACGAGCGCTGGTGCGCCTCCTGCCACGGAATCGAAGGGACCGGGGATGGTTCCGCGGCGGCTCGAATGCTGCCGCGCCCCCGCGACTTCACGCGCGGCATCTACCAGGTCCGCACGACGGCCACCGGTGACATCCCCTCGGACGCAGACATCCTGCACGTCATCAATGTCGGGATGCCGGGAACCACGATGCCCGGATGGGAGGGACAACTTCCAGCTTCGGACCGGGAGGCACTCGTCGCGCATGTAAAGTCCTTTTATCCACCGTTCGAGACCCTGCCCGTGCCGACTCCGCTCGAGTTCGGGGGGGCGTCGGGCTCGTCCGCGGACCGAATCGCCGAAGGGCGCATCTTCTACGATTCGATCGAATGTTTCCAGTGTCATGGGCAGGCGGGACGGGGCGACGGCTCCTCCGCCCCACCTCTCGAAGACGATTGGGGAAGTCCGATCCGCGCGGCCGACCTCACTCAGAACTGGCGATTTAATGGGGGCGGTACGGTCGAGAACATCTACCGACGTCTCCGCACCGGCCTCGACGGGACCCCGATGGCGCAGTTTTCAGACCTCATTGATGCCGGATTCATGACGGAGGAACAGCTCTGGAGCCTGGCGCACTACGTGCGGAGCCTCTCTCCGGAACGGACTCCGGCTCCGCGCGAGGTCATTCGCATCCAGCGCGTGGACCCCGGCCTCATCCCCAACGACCTCGCAGATCCGCGGTGGGACGAGTTGGAGCCCGCATACGTCCCCCTCGTCGGCCAGATCGTCGCGCGCCCCCGATGGTTCGACCCTTCGGTGAACACCGTCTGGGTTCAGGGAATGCATGACGGATACGAGCTCGTCCTCAAGCTGACCTGGAACGACCGGTCACTGAGCCCTGATCCGGTCTGGACGACGGACTGGCAAGCCCGAGTCCTCGCGGCGATGGAACCGCGGGAGGACGGAGATCTGGCTCCAGGTCCCCGGCCGGACCGACTCACCGTGCAGTGGGGGAACGAGATCCCGGAGGGGATGGACCTCCCCTACTTCCTCATGGGGGACGCGCGTACGCCCGTCTTCCTCTGGCAGTGGCGGAGCGACGAAGCCCGGGTGGAACGCGGAGTTGCCAACGGGATCAACGCGATCCGATCCAGCGGCCCGGGCGGTGTGACCGCCGAGGCGCAGTGGGCGGACGGCCAGTGGCAGCTCCTCCTTCGTCGGAGCTTCGAGCCCACCGACGTCGAAAACGAGCTGCGATTCGAGGTGGGCCGGGCGATTCCCTTCGCCCTTTTCGCCTGGGACGGCGACAACGGCGAGGCAGGAGCCCGGGGCGCCATCAGCTCCTGGTACTATATCTATCCGGAGGAAGAAGTACCGGCGTCCACGTACGTGACCCCTCTCCTCGCATTCCTCGTGACGGGCGGGCTGGGGTTATTCGTCGTGGGCCGCGCCCAACGCCGGGAGCGCGAGGGCCTGAAGCGCATGGGCTCCTGA
- a CDS encoding carboxypeptidase regulatory-like domain-containing protein, with protein MKIHEKVLHTLTPLVVVGALAGCGGGDGGDAAGGAAGGGATEAPFDMATAGHVTGMVMFEGTAPADTPIDMTSEPTCAAKHATPAMTESFKVSAGHLGDVFVYVKEGLEGMSFPVPAEATLINQDGCQYLPHVSGVMVNQTLTFQNSDGLLHNISASPTVNRGFNITQPVNMTTDRTLAQPEVMVPIQCDVHGWMNSYVGVVAHPYHAVSNAGGTFDLRNLPPGEYVLEAWHSRLGTQEATVTVATGQTATVSFSFTEAMLANAVVPLGEPIDPHFHTPEELAAAGYAPAVTGADQ; from the coding sequence ATGAAGATCCATGAGAAGGTGTTACACACGTTGACCCCGCTCGTCGTGGTCGGGGCGCTCGCTGGATGTGGCGGAGGTGACGGAGGTGACGCCGCGGGCGGCGCTGCCGGTGGTGGCGCTACGGAGGCGCCCTTCGACATGGCGACCGCGGGACACGTTACCGGGATGGTGATGTTCGAAGGCACGGCTCCGGCGGATACACCGATCGACATGACCTCGGAGCCGACCTGCGCGGCGAAACATGCGACGCCCGCGATGACCGAAAGCTTCAAGGTGAGCGCCGGCCATCTGGGCGATGTCTTCGTCTACGTGAAAGAGGGGCTCGAGGGGATGAGCTTCCCCGTCCCGGCCGAGGCGACGCTGATCAACCAAGACGGCTGTCAGTACCTCCCTCACGTCTCGGGGGTGATGGTGAACCAGACCCTCACCTTCCAGAACTCGGACGGGCTCCTCCATAACATCTCGGCGAGCCCGACGGTGAACCGGGGCTTCAACATCACTCAGCCGGTCAACATGACGACGGACCGGACCCTCGCCCAGCCCGAGGTCATGGTCCCCATCCAATGCGACGTGCATGGGTGGATGAACTCGTACGTGGGAGTCGTGGCCCATCCTTACCACGCCGTCTCGAACGCGGGGGGCACCTTCGACCTCCGAAATCTCCCTCCGGGCGAATACGTCCTCGAGGCGTGGCACTCCCGGCTCGGCACGCAGGAGGCGACGGTGACGGTGGCGACCGGCCAGACCGCCACGGTCTCCTTTTCCTTCACAGAGGCGATGCTCGCAAACGCGGTCGTGCCTCTGGGTGAACCGATCGACCCGCACTTCCATACTCCGGAAGAGCTCGCGGCGGCCGGGTACGCTCCCGCGGTGACGGGAGCGGATCAGTAA
- a CDS encoding radical SAM protein, translating to MPFLPHVVAWNLTKRCNLACSHCYISAGSWHAAEGELSTAECHRILDEILEVNPNPVMILSGGEPLLREDLEEIARHASTAGATVVVGTNGTRLTGPRIASLQGAGVTGVAISVDSLRNEYHDRFRHGQGALTETLGAVRRLREAGLDFIVQTSLTRGNRSELRDLVAWSADEGAVSFNLYFLVPTGRGEAMKGLSPEENEGVLEELVSLECEYRGRMMIRSKCQPQLMRHVLQGDPESPLLNYRTRCPCGVQYCRITPEGKLTPCPYTPVVAGDLRETGFREVWERSSVFHALRHGELGGRCGACEFRSVCGGCRARAYAMTGDLLGPDDSCAYDPPGNRPVFEPARAVTYGAASEPTLPWSAEAEERMRRIPSFVRGVVTSRVESFARERGYERVDLEVMAEVRRNMPVDFSKRLPFFLRRGGEA from the coding sequence GTGCCTTTCCTCCCCCATGTCGTGGCCTGGAATCTCACGAAGCGGTGCAATCTCGCATGCTCGCACTGCTACATCTCCGCGGGATCGTGGCATGCCGCCGAGGGCGAGCTTTCGACGGCGGAGTGCCACCGGATTCTGGACGAAATCCTTGAAGTGAACCCGAATCCCGTGATGATCCTCTCCGGCGGGGAGCCCCTCCTCCGGGAGGACCTCGAGGAGATCGCCCGCCACGCCTCGACGGCGGGGGCGACGGTGGTCGTCGGAACGAACGGGACCCGCCTGACCGGACCTCGCATCGCCTCCTTGCAAGGAGCCGGCGTCACCGGGGTCGCGATCAGCGTGGACTCGCTTCGCAATGAGTATCACGACCGATTCCGGCATGGGCAGGGCGCCCTCACGGAGACGTTGGGCGCGGTCCGACGCCTCCGCGAAGCCGGTCTCGATTTCATCGTCCAGACGAGCCTGACCCGAGGAAACCGGAGCGAGCTCCGCGACCTCGTTGCCTGGTCCGCCGATGAGGGCGCAGTCTCCTTCAATCTCTATTTCCTCGTCCCCACGGGACGAGGCGAGGCGATGAAGGGGCTCTCCCCTGAAGAAAACGAAGGTGTCCTGGAGGAGCTCGTCTCGCTCGAATGCGAGTATCGCGGTCGGATGATGATTCGCTCCAAGTGCCAGCCCCAGCTGATGCGCCACGTCCTCCAGGGTGACCCGGAGTCGCCCCTCCTGAACTACCGGACGCGCTGCCCCTGCGGGGTCCAATACTGCCGCATCACGCCCGAGGGAAAGCTCACCCCCTGCCCGTACACACCGGTCGTCGCGGGAGATCTGCGCGAGACCGGATTCCGCGAGGTCTGGGAGCGGTCCTCCGTCTTCCACGCGCTTCGCCACGGCGAGCTCGGGGGACGCTGCGGAGCCTGCGAGTTCCGCTCCGTCTGCGGAGGATGCCGCGCGCGGGCGTACGCGATGACGGGGGATCTCCTCGGGCCGGACGACTCTTGCGCCTACGATCCCCCGGGGAACAGGCCGGTCTTCGAGCCGGCACGGGCCGTCACTTACGGCGCGGCGAGCGAACCAACACTCCCCTGGAGCGCTGAAGCGGAGGAGCGGATGCGCCGGATTCCGAGCTTCGTTCGTGGCGTCGTGACTTCCCGCGTGGAAAGTTTCGCGCGGGAGCGCGGATACGAGCGCGTGGACCTCGAGGTGATGGCCGAGGTGCGGAGAAACATGCCGGTGGATTTTTCGAAGCGTCTCCCATTTTTCCTCCGACGCGGGGGGGAAGCTTAG
- a CDS encoding cytochrome ubiquinol oxidase subunit I — MKESSRFDAGLAPGRVLAAVLLSGIVLLAGMAGPLLAQGYTPPTYGADAPFVGSRAAVWIVAQVHLMFAAFVLGVPMFAVIAEAIGIWGKDARYDKLAKEFTRLLLVAYSATALLGGLFVFLLTTLYPALWSYMSEVFRISMWIYAGLFFAESATLYIYYYGWDHWKAGRAKLGHWGMGILLNVWGTVVMFIANSWLTFMMSPPGDLTPDTAPATVQFWSAFANATWMPINIHRLIANAVFGGAVVAAYAGYRFLKATSDEERAHYDWMGYVGNFIAIGVFLVLPFAGYYLGREIYEYNQQMGVTMMGGFMSWLWIVQAFLIGILFLAGNYYLWLGLGRIPGGERFAPYTKWMLLILVLGVIVWATPHSMIADREELAAMGGTHHPFLGVLGVMSAKNTAVNLMILTTFLSFLLYRRANKNPTVSWAGTGTMTQGILLAVCAGIVLFYGVYGYFVPAIVRIGFSVYQVLAVLFTIIAVLTLDVLIARGAQSRGAIQWGKMPPRSQYALFVLLVTFTWLMGLMGFARSGIRQHWHVYEVIRDTSEYAATPALGYAAQIISACVLVFLAMISFVFWIGGMIAKPELTTAKAPPGAAPLASTTGNNPDAEPGLGSGLHPAPGH; from the coding sequence ATGAAGGAATCGTCGAGATTCGACGCCGGGTTGGCGCCCGGAAGGGTCCTGGCCGCCGTCCTCCTTTCGGGAATCGTGTTGCTCGCGGGCATGGCCGGCCCCCTCCTCGCCCAGGGTTACACCCCTCCGACCTACGGCGCGGACGCTCCGTTCGTGGGAAGCCGCGCGGCGGTCTGGATCGTCGCTCAGGTGCATCTCATGTTCGCCGCTTTCGTTCTTGGCGTCCCCATGTTCGCGGTGATCGCCGAGGCGATCGGGATCTGGGGGAAGGATGCCCGCTACGACAAGCTCGCGAAGGAGTTCACCCGCCTCCTCCTCGTCGCCTACAGCGCGACGGCGCTCCTCGGCGGGCTCTTCGTCTTCCTCCTGACGACGCTCTACCCGGCGCTCTGGAGCTACATGAGCGAGGTCTTCCGGATCTCGATGTGGATTTACGCCGGACTATTTTTTGCCGAGTCGGCGACGCTGTACATCTACTACTATGGATGGGATCACTGGAAGGCGGGACGCGCGAAGCTCGGGCACTGGGGGATGGGGATTCTCCTGAATGTCTGGGGCACGGTCGTGATGTTCATCGCGAACTCCTGGCTCACCTTTATGATGAGCCCTCCCGGCGACCTCACCCCCGATACGGCCCCTGCCACCGTCCAGTTCTGGAGCGCATTCGCAAACGCAACCTGGATGCCGATCAACATCCACCGCCTGATCGCGAACGCGGTTTTTGGGGGCGCGGTCGTCGCGGCCTACGCGGGTTACCGCTTCCTCAAGGCAACGTCGGACGAGGAGCGGGCGCACTACGACTGGATGGGATACGTCGGAAACTTCATCGCCATCGGCGTATTCCTCGTCCTCCCCTTCGCCGGATACTATCTGGGGCGGGAGATTTACGAGTACAACCAACAGATGGGCGTCACGATGATGGGGGGCTTCATGAGCTGGCTCTGGATCGTCCAGGCCTTCCTCATTGGCATCCTCTTCCTCGCCGGAAATTACTACCTCTGGCTGGGACTTGGCCGGATTCCCGGGGGTGAGCGCTTCGCCCCTTATACGAAGTGGATGCTCCTCATCCTCGTCCTCGGCGTGATCGTATGGGCGACTCCCCACTCGATGATCGCCGACCGTGAGGAGCTGGCAGCGATGGGGGGGACGCACCACCCCTTCCTCGGAGTCCTCGGGGTCATGAGCGCGAAGAATACTGCGGTGAACCTCATGATCCTCACGACCTTCCTCTCCTTCCTCCTCTACCGGCGCGCCAACAAGAATCCGACGGTGAGCTGGGCGGGGACGGGGACGATGACGCAGGGGATCCTCCTCGCGGTGTGCGCGGGAATCGTCCTCTTTTATGGCGTCTACGGCTACTTCGTCCCCGCGATCGTGCGAATCGGCTTTTCAGTCTACCAGGTACTTGCGGTCCTCTTCACGATCATCGCGGTCCTGACGCTCGATGTCCTCATTGCGCGCGGGGCCCAGTCGCGCGGCGCGATCCAATGGGGGAAAATGCCGCCGCGCTCCCAATACGCGCTTTTTGTGCTGCTCGTGACCTTCACCTGGCTGATGGGGCTCATGGGCTTCGCGCGGAGCGGGATCCGCCAGCATTGGCATGTCTACGAAGTCATCCGAGACACGAGTGAATATGCGGCGACACCGGCGCTCGGGTACGCGGCGCAGATCATCAGCGCCTGCGTCCTCGTCTTCCTCGCGATGATCTCTTTCGTCTTCTGGATCGGGGGGATGATCGCGAAGCCGGAGCTGACGACGGCGAAGGCCCCGCCCGGAGCGGCACCGCTGGCGAGCACGACGGGAAACAACCCCGATGCCGAGCCCGGACTCGGCTCAGGCCTCCACCCGGCCCCTGGCCACTGA
- a CDS encoding c-type cytochrome, with translation MGSVDLKIIALVLGTIGFYTLVANAIPQVQSEVPAEADFGADVTAEELVDVGLSLYEGAGGCTACHAESPGARAPNLLTDYRGQGTIGARCGNRVPGLACKDYLHQALSDPTTHLVDEYPPIMPSVARTMDSQQVWAIVAYLESNGGEVTVTAADIQADAVGATGSVAGGAPAGGGAAAGPAVAGEDPVQITQTLCVMCHQIGGQGVALGPPLDGIGSRLSAEQLRTAILDPAASMAVGFEQMSGIMPATFGSQLTAGQLEAVVRHLSGLQ, from the coding sequence ATGGGTTCGGTGGATTTGAAGATCATCGCCCTCGTTCTCGGGACGATCGGGTTCTATACTCTGGTCGCGAACGCGATCCCGCAGGTCCAGTCGGAGGTGCCGGCGGAAGCGGACTTCGGGGCGGACGTGACCGCGGAGGAGCTCGTGGATGTGGGGCTCTCGTTATACGAGGGAGCGGGCGGGTGCACCGCCTGCCACGCGGAGTCTCCCGGGGCGCGCGCTCCGAACCTCCTCACCGACTACCGGGGCCAGGGAACTATCGGCGCGCGATGCGGAAATCGAGTTCCCGGCCTGGCCTGCAAGGACTATCTGCATCAGGCGCTCTCCGATCCCACGACCCACCTCGTGGACGAATATCCCCCGATCATGCCGTCCGTCGCACGGACCATGGACTCTCAACAGGTCTGGGCGATCGTCGCGTACCTCGAATCGAACGGGGGAGAGGTGACGGTCACCGCGGCCGACATCCAGGCGGACGCGGTGGGGGCCACGGGGTCCGTGGCCGGTGGTGCCCCGGCAGGGGGTGGGGCCGCGGCCGGACCCGCGGTCGCCGGCGAGGATCCCGTCCAAATCACGCAGACGCTTTGCGTCATGTGCCACCAGATCGGCGGACAGGGGGTGGCCCTGGGTCCCCCCCTCGACGGCATCGGCAGCCGACTCAGCGCGGAACAGCTCCGCACCGCGATTCTCGACCCGGCCGCTTCGATGGCCGTGGGTTTCGAACAGATGTCCGGAATCATGCCCGCGACCTTTGGAAGCCAGCTCACGGCCGGTCAGCTCGAGGCCGTGGTTCGACACCTGAGTGGGCTCCAGTGA
- a CDS encoding cytochrome c — translation MSFIRHPFWQAAFVLAIAYALVKVGIPYLPPFVGVASAPVPSTVILQYMLTVTVGLLVWVSSNEERWKEFKEPIQAVMVQPEKKGLRSVFLLAIPALVAFGAYDTVRPKIAAPASLRSVHPAPPPQITFRGETMVLNGLENPLHEEMAPEAAYELGKEIYYQNCMPCHGDYLDGAGHYAAGFNPTPLPLRGGGTIAQLTESFVFWRIAKGGPGLPREGAPWNSAMPAWEEFLTAEEIWAVTLFLYEQAGVAPRTWEEEEEG, via the coding sequence ATGAGCTTCATCCGACACCCGTTCTGGCAGGCCGCCTTCGTCCTGGCCATCGCCTACGCACTCGTCAAGGTCGGGATTCCGTATCTCCCGCCCTTCGTCGGCGTGGCGAGCGCCCCCGTCCCGAGCACGGTGATCCTCCAGTACATGCTCACCGTGACGGTCGGACTCCTCGTCTGGGTCAGCAGCAACGAGGAACGGTGGAAAGAGTTCAAGGAGCCGATCCAGGCGGTGATGGTCCAGCCGGAAAAGAAGGGGCTCCGATCCGTTTTCCTGCTCGCGATTCCGGCCCTCGTGGCCTTCGGCGCTTACGACACGGTTCGACCGAAGATCGCCGCGCCCGCCTCCCTCCGCTCGGTCCACCCGGCACCCCCGCCCCAGATCACCTTCCGGGGTGAGACGATGGTCCTCAACGGGCTCGAGAATCCGCTCCACGAGGAGATGGCGCCCGAGGCGGCGTACGAGCTCGGAAAGGAGATCTACTACCAGAACTGCATGCCCTGCCACGGAGATTACCTCGACGGAGCCGGGCACTACGCCGCCGGATTCAACCCGACTCCCCTTCCCTTGCGCGGCGGCGGCACGATCGCACAGCTCACCGAGAGCTTCGTCTTCTGGCGGATCGCGAAGGGTGGACCGGGGCTTCCTCGCGAAGGCGCTCCCTGGAATTCCGCGATGCCCGCCTGGGAGGAGTTCCTCACCGCCGAAGAGATCTGGGCCGTGACGCTTTTCCTCTATGAGCAGGCCGGGGTGGCCCCCAGGACCTGGGAAGAAGAGGAGGAAGGGTGA
- the coxB gene encoding cytochrome c oxidase subunit II has protein sequence MDWLLDPSVSTFGPDIDRIYYIILVITGAVFFGTELLLVYFLFRYRHREGQRAEYIHGSTKAEVIWTAVPFVIVVVLAFMSAPVWNRIKNPEVFPADSYEVMLTARQFEWETRYAGADGQFETADDFTLLNRMNVPVDRPILIHLASEDVIHSFFVYDFRLKQDAVPGMVIPIWFEAIQTGEYTLGCAELCGTGHSTMDGIVAVQPQAEFEAWEATQVAARQAVLGGVLASLDIGAEAGNGAVTSGLAEGAATPMHEHGDF, from the coding sequence ATGGATTGGCTGCTAGACCCAAGCGTGTCCACCTTCGGGCCGGACATAGACCGGATTTATTACATCATCCTGGTCATCACCGGCGCCGTGTTCTTCGGCACGGAACTGCTCCTCGTGTACTTCCTCTTCAGGTACCGGCATCGCGAGGGACAACGCGCCGAATACATTCACGGAAGCACGAAGGCCGAGGTCATTTGGACCGCGGTTCCCTTCGTCATCGTTGTGGTGCTGGCCTTCATGAGCGCGCCGGTTTGGAACCGGATCAAAAATCCGGAGGTGTTCCCGGCGGACAGTTACGAAGTCATGCTGACGGCACGACAGTTCGAGTGGGAGACCCGCTACGCGGGGGCGGACGGCCAGTTCGAGACCGCCGACGACTTCACTCTCCTGAATCGCATGAACGTCCCCGTGGACCGGCCGATCCTCATCCACCTCGCCTCCGAGGACGTAATCCACTCTTTCTTCGTTTACGACTTCAGGCTGAAGCAGGACGCCGTCCCGGGGATGGTCATCCCCATCTGGTTCGAGGCCATACAGACGGGCGAATACACGCTCGGCTGCGCGGAGCTGTGCGGCACCGGGCACTCCACGATGGACGGCATCGTGGCGGTCCAACCCCAGGCCGAGTTCGAAGCATGGGAGGCGACCCAGGTCGCGGCGCGCCAGGCGGTGCTCGGCGGCGTACTGGCGTCGTTGGATATCGGTGCGGAGGCGGGGAACGGCGCGGTGACATCCGGCCTCGCGGAAGGCGCCGCAACTCCCATGCACGAGCACGGAGATTTCTGA